The following is a genomic window from Armatimonadota bacterium.
ACCAGGTTGAACTGCGGCTAGACGGAGACAACTTCCGCGGCCGCGTGCGTGTGGAGGGCAGCCATGACCGCGACCGATGGTGGCTGGTGCAAGGCAAACGGCTCGTGTACCGCCATGAGGCCCGCTTCGAGCAGACGACGGTGCCGCTGCCGCCCCATGACTATCGCTACCTGCGCGTCACGTTCGACCTGCTGCAAGGACGCCTGCCCACACTGCAAGACGTGCGTGTCGGCAGCGTTCTCACCATCCCGCGCACATTGATCGCGGTGGATGCTAAGCTGTCGCGCCGGGAGGATACGAAAAGGCGTCGCACCGTGATTGAGTTGCGCATGTTGCACCCGACTCGCGACCTCGCGCAAGCGCGGTTCACAGTCCAGGACCCGGCCTTCGACCGCCCAGTGACGATTGAATCCGCTGTGGACAAGGGGGCGTATCGCGGGGAGGGCTCGGGAGTTCTGCGTCGGCTCGAGGCGGGCGAACCGGTGGCGTTGGATCTTCAGATACCACGAGCGCGTCGGGTGCGTCTCGCCATCTCGAATGGCAACGATCGCCCGCTTGCGATTACGGCGGTGACGCTGCTGCGCGTTCGCCGCGGGCTCGTGTTGCAGGCCGAGCCCGCGGCGACGTATGAGCTGTGGTACGGGCGCCCGGGTGTGCCGGAGCCTGTGTACGACATCCAGCGGCTGCCGCTCACGACGCCGCCGTCAAAGCTCCCGTTGGCCGCATTGGGCCCGGAGCACAGGCTGCCGCCGAAACCTCCGCCCCCGCCGCCGTGGAGTGAACGCCATCCCGCATTGCTCTGGAGCGCTTTGTTGGCGGTCGTTACTCTCCTCGCGATCCTCGTCGTACGCGCGATGCGCGGCGCGAAGGGAGCGCCGCCTCAGCCATGAGGGTCTGTGCAGCAACAGCGCGGTGCTATTGACACGCCGGCGGCGCAACCGGTAATATACGATATCCGTTCAACAGCTTTCTGGACGGCATCCCACACGCCGGGCGGGTCCATGCTTCGTCCCTGTGTTTTCACCGACGAGATATCGCAAGATCTCGAGCATGCTCTTGACGTCGCCGAGGAGTTCGGCGTCCGCGCGGTCGAACTCAGGGGCGTGTGGGACGAGAGTATCGTCGAGCAGCCTGATGAAGAGGTGGCGCGAATCCGCGACATCCTTGTCGCACGCGGCTTCACGGTCGCCTCAATCGCAACCGGTTTCTACAAGTGCGACCTGCCGGGCTTCCCGGCGCGCGAGGGGGTGGACGAGCAGGCGGCGGCGGCGACGGTTGAGCAGCACGTAGCGATGCTCCGGCGGGCCGTGGAGTTGTGCCGGGTGCTCGATGCGCCGGTGATCCGCGGATTCGCTTTCTGGCGCCCGGCGCACGTGCCGGTGGGAATCGAGCGCGACGCGTCGGGCCCGAGCAACAAGCACTTGCGCGAGGCCGACGTCCCGCGTGAGGCCTGGACGCGCATGGTGGCCGCATTCGAGGAACCGGTGCGCATCATCGAATCGGCGGGTGTGGTGTTCGGACTCGAAAATGAACACGCGTGCGGCGTGGGCCGCGGCGATGAGACTGCCCGGTTCATCGAGGATCTCGGCTCGCCGAGCCTGCGCGTGGCATGGGATCCCGGGAATGCGTTTTTCTCTGGCGAGGTGCCGTATCCAGACGGCTACGACCACATCCGGCCGTATGTCGCGCATGTCCATGTCAAGGACGCCGCTGTGGAGCCGGACACGGGCAAGGCGCGCTGGGTGGTAATGGGCACCGGCGAGATTGACTGGCCACGCCAGTTCCGCGCGCTTATCGAAGGCGGATACGAGGGCGCGGTGTCGCTGGAAACGCACTACACGCCAGCGGGCGGGACGCGCGAAGACGGCAGTCGCCTATGCATGGCCGCGATGATGGACATGCTGCGCGACGCCGGGTGGCACCCGGATTAGGCCGATTGCCCGCGATGAGCTCAGACGTCGCGTATGGCGCTCGCCCCAGGTGTCGTGCGCAATCCTGACTCCTCCGGAATGCGGTTCTTGAGCGCGGTTCGCCCGGCATGGAGCGCTGCGTCAATGCAAGAACCACGTTCGTGCAGGCTGGTGATATGAAAATCGATCTCACCGACATAGCGCGAACGCCGGGCGCGCACGCTACACATCATTTCGAGGAAGCGTTGGCTCGCGACCCCGATGTCGACCTGGTCGAGCCCGCGCGGGGCAGCTTCTCGGTCACCAATACGGGCCGACTGCTGGTCTTGCGCGGGGCGATGACCGCGGCGGTCCGTCTGGAATGCGCCCGGTGCTGCGGGCCGGCCGTGGTGGCGCTGGATATACCGCTGAGCGAGGAGTTCAGCGCGCGGCCCGCTGCGGAATCGATCGAAGAGCAAACCATAGATGTCGAGGAGCCCGACCGAGCAGCGTTCCACGAGAACATCTTGGATCTAACCGAACTCGTGCGACAGAACGTTGTCATCAACCTGCCGCTGCAGCCGCTGTGTCGCGAGGGGTGCGCAGGAGTGTGCTCGCGCTGCGGCAGCGATCTCAACACGGGCACGTGCACCTGCCCGCCAGAGGAGCCGCACGGGCCGCTCGCCGAACTGAAGACGCTCATCGAACGTCCGGACTAAGGAGGGAACCAACTTGGCTCTGCCCAAGCGAAAGATCTCGAAGAGCCGCCGTGACAACAGGCGCGCGAACTGGAAGCTGACGCCGCCGAACTTCAGCAGATGCCCCCAGTGCCACGAATACCGAATGCCGCACCAAGCATGTCCGTCCTGCGGCTACTACTCCGGCCGCGCCGCCGTGCAGGTGAAGGAACGCAAGTCGCAGAAGTAACGCGCGATACGCGACGCCGTTTAGTTGCGCCTCGTGGCGGGATGCGAGGGCTGGCGGGGGAGTGGACAGGCGTGTTTGTCTCGAGCGAGCTATCGGCGAACCGATTGCGGACGCGAACTCTGAAGGAAAGGTGGCGAGTTGGGGACGAGAATAGCCATTGATGCCATGGGAGGTGATCACGCGCCGGCGGCGATCGTCGAGGCGGCAGTTCTCGCGACGCGCGATCTCGGTGTCTCTGTGGCGCTGGTGGGGGACGAACAGAGCGTGCGGGCAGAACTTGGCAAGTATGCCCCGCCACCCGGCAGTGTCGAAATTGTCCACGCGTCCCAGATTATCGAGATGCACGAATCGCCGAGCGCGGCCCTACGCGGTAAGCTCGACGCCTCGATGACGGTAGCGGCCAGGATCGTCGCCGATGGCAAGGCCGACGCCGTCGTGTCCGCGGGCAATTCGGGAGCCTTTATGGGTGCTGCCCTCTTGAACCTGGGCACCATCGAAGGCGTCTCACGTCCCGCCATCGCCACCGTCCTGCCCAGCACAGACGGCAGCGTCGTGCTCCTCGACGCCGGGGCGAACTGCGATTGCCGGCCCAAGCACCTCGTGCAATTCGCCTGCATGGGCGATGTCTACGCTCGTCGGGTGCTCCACGTAGACAACCCACGCATCGCGCTGCTCAACATCGGCGAGGAGCCGTCCAAGGGCAATGAGTTGACGAAGAGCGTGCACGAGGCGTTGAGCGCCACGGATCTGAACTTCATCGGCAACGTTGAGGGTACCGGGCTGATGAACGGCGGCGCGGACGTTGTGGTGTGCGATGGCTTCATCGGCAACATCGCGCTTAAACTGGGGGAGGGGTGGGCCGACCTTTTCGTCACCCTGCTCATGCAAGAACTGGCGCAGCTTCCGCCGACGATCCGAGACAGCGAGAGCTTCTCGTCGGCGCTCGAGGGCTTGCGACGCCGGCTCGACTACGCCGAGTACGGCGGCGCTCTGCTCCTGGGTGTCAAGCACGTCGTTGTCATCAGCCACGGGCGCTCGACGGCAAAAGCCGTGGTGAGCGCCATCCGCGTGGCCAAAGAATCAGTCGAGAACCGCGTCGTCGAGGGCGTCGCGTCCTGCCTGCGTGACCGCAACGTTGCAGCACGAGCCGAAGCAGCGAATACAGCCCGGGAGGATTCTCGCAGCAATTGACCACTACCATCCGTTCCGTCGGGATCACCGGCGTGTCCCTCTGCGTTCCCCCGCGGATCCTCACCAACCTCGACCTCGAGCGCATGGTGGACACCTCGGACGAATGGATTCGCACGCGCACAGGCATCGCCGAAAGGCGCGTCGCGGATCCGGAGGTCGCGACCTCCGATCTCGCGCTCGGGGCGGCGCGCGGGGCACTGGAGCGCGCGCGCCTTCAGCCCGAGGAACTCGATCTCGTCATCGTTGCGACGGTTACGCCGGACATGCAGTTCCCGGCGACCGCTTGCATCGTCCAGGACAAGCTCGGGGCCGCCCGCGCTGCCGCGTTTGACTTGGAGGCGGGCTGCACGGGCTTCGTGTACGGGGTCAGCCTTGCGAGCCAGGCGATCGCCACAGGCGGGGTCGCCAACGCTCTCGTCATCGGCGCGGAAGTGCTCACGCGTCTTGTGGACTGGACCGACCGCAGCACGTGCGTCATCCCCGGCGACGGGGCGGGAGCCGGCATCTTGCAGCCCGTGGAGGAGGGCCGAGGCGTCCTTTCCTTCGTGCTCCGCGCGGACGGGTCGGGCGGCGACGCGCTCAAGATGCCCGCTGGCGGGTCTCGCGTCCCTACCACTGCAGAGACGGTGGAGCAAGGGCTGCATTACGCCCGCATGGACGGCAACGAAATCTTCCGCTTCGCGGTGCAGGTGGTTGAAGAGGTGGCCGTCGAATGCCTGGCGAAAGCGGGGTTGACCCTGGCGGACGTGGATCTCATCATCCCGCACCAGGCCAACGTTCGGATCATCGAGGCGTGCGCCAAGCGGATGAACGTGCCGCAGGAGAAATGGGTCTGCAATGTTGATCGTTACGGCAACACGTCGGCGGCCTCGATCCCGATGGCGCTGGCGGAGACCGTCGAGGCGGGCAGGCTGACGCAGGGCCAGCTCGTGCTGCTGGTCGGCTTCGGCGCGGGACTGACGTACGGCGCTGTGGCGATGCGGTGGTAAGCGGGGACGGGGGAGTGATGCGCGAGGGGCCGGCGTTTCTTTTCCCCGGTCAGGGCTCGCAGCGGCCCGGCATGGGGCGCGACGTTTACGAGAGGTGGGAGGCGGCGCGCGCGGTATTTGACGAGGTGTCGCAGGCGGCCGGTTTCGACGTCGCCGCGGCGTGCTTCGAGGAGTCCGGGCAGACTCTCGAATCCACTGCGGCGGTCCAGCCGGCGATGCTCGCGGTAGAGCTAGGCTGTGCAGCGGTGCTAGATGAGGCGGGGGTGGAGCCGGCGGCGGCTGCAGGGCACAGCCTGGGCGAATTCGCCGCGTGGACCGTGTGCGGCGCGATGACGCGAGCGGATGTCGCCAGTCTCGTCGCGCTGCGCGGCCGCGCAATGGAGGAAGCGGCGCAGCGCCGTCCCGGTGCGATGGCGGCGATCCTCGGGCTCGAGCACGCCGATGTCGAGGCCGTGTGCGCTGACGCATCCGGCGCGGGCGTCGTCGTACTCGCGAACTTCAACTGCCCGGGGCAGGTCGTAATCTCGGGCGACCGCGCGGCGGTGCAGGAGGCGATCCGCCTCGCCGCGCGGCGAGGCGGGAAGGCGCGCGCGCTCCCCGTCGCGGGGGCGTTCCACTCGCCGCTTATGGCGCCGGCAGCCGAGAGGTTTGCCGAGGCCCTTGGCGAAGTCAAGGTCTTCGATCCGGCGCCGCCTGCGGCGGCCAATGCAACCGGCGACTGGGTGCGAAGCGCGGCGGAAGTCAGGGCGGCTGCTGCCGCCCAGATGACCAGCCCGGTGCTGTGGGAGAATTGCGTCGGCAGGCTGCTGGATCAAGGCATCCGCAGGTTCTATGAGGTGGGGCCTGGTAACGTCCTGGCCGGGCTGATGCGCAGGATAGAGCCTGGGGCGGAAGTGATTCCGGCCGGGGACGACGAATCCCTGCGGCGCATCACGGGGTAGTTGGTGAGCGAGTCTCGCATAACTGATCTTTCCGGCAAGATAGCACTGGTCACCGGCGCGCGGCGCGGCCTGGGCAGAGCCATTGCGCTGGCGATGGCGCGTGCCGGTGCTGACATCGTCGTCAACGATATCCCGGACGGCGCGGCCGAGGCGGAGGCGGTGGCGCAGGAAATCCAAGCTCTAGGGCGAAAAGCGCTGGTCGTCTCGGCCGATGTGTCGGACCCCGCGGCCGTGGACGGGATGGTGCAGCAGGCGGCGGACGGCCGCGAGGGGCTGGACATCCTGGTCAACAACGCGGGCATCATCCGCGATGCACTGCTGTTGCGCATCACCGACGAGGACTGGCAGCGCGTGATCGAGGTCAACTTAACCGGCGCGTTTCTGTGCACGCGCGCGGCGGTGAGGCATATGACGAAGGGGGACGGCGCGATCGTCAACATGAGTTCGGCGGTGGGGCTGACGGGCAACATCGGTCAGGCCAACTACGCCGCATCTAAGGCCGGCATCATCGGCCTCACCAAGAGCTGCGCGCGCGAACTCGCGCAGCGCGGAATTCGCGTCAACGCCATTGCGCCGGGCTTCATCGAGACCGACATGACGAGCCGCCTGCCGACACATCTGCGCGAGCGAGCGTTGTCGCACGTGCCACTCGCGCGATTCGGCTTTCCCGAGGAAGTGGCGGCCGTAGCGACCTTTCTGGCATCGCCGGCTGCCTCCTATGTCACCGGTCAGGTCATCTCGGTGGATGGCGGACTAGTCACCGCGTAGGGGGCGGTTCCCGATGCGGCGGATTGATGCTGTTGTGGTGTTGCCGCAGGGCTGCCCAACCGGGGAATTATGCTGCAGAACCCCGCCGCGGAGCAGTCTCGATGGCGCGGCTCTGGAGCGGCTCAAATGGCCGCATGGGTGATTCCCGAAACTGCGTAAGTGAAGAGAGCGCAGACGCGTCGGCATTAACGGCGCCCCAGGAGGTGGGTTTCGTGCAAGAAGAAGTCTTCGCCAAGGTGAAGAAGCTGGTGGCCGAGGAATTGAACGTTGACGAAAGCGAGGTCACGCCCGAAGCAACGTTCCAGGATGACCTCGGCGCCGACTCTCTGGCCTTGGTCGAGCTGATCATGGCGTTCGAGGAGAAGTTCGAGATCGAGAACATCCCGGACGAGGACGCCGAACTGATCAGGACCGTGCAGGACGCGGTAAACTACATCGTGCGGCGCAAGCAGGCCGAAGCAAGCGCCGCCTGACAATCCGCCGTGCGCTCCCCACGAGCGCAGCGGGGCGGCGCAGCATGCGCAGGCGAGTGGTCATAACGGGGCTGGGCGCGGTGACGCCGGTGGGGATCGGCGTCGAGCCCTTCTGGCAATCCTTGGTTGGTGGACGATCCGGCATTGCGCCCATCGAGGCGTTCGATGTCTCGGGTTACCCGACGAGGTTCGCGGGGGAGGTGCGCGACTTCGATGCGCTCCAGTTCATGGAGCGCAAGGTCGCGAAGCGCATGGATCGCTACTGTCAGTTCGCGGTGGCCGCTTCGCGCATCGCGCTCGAGGACTCGAAGCTGGACGTCGGCGCGCGCTCGGAGCGGGTTGGCGTCATCCTCGGCACCGGTATCGGCGGCACCTGGACCTGGGAGCAGCAGCACAGCGTCCTGCGCGATAAAGGGCCCCATCGCGTCAGCCCATTCTTCATCCCCATGCTCATCAGCGACATGGCATCGGGGCAGGTGGCCATCATGTTCGGCGCCCGCGGGCCTAACCTTGCGGTGGTCGGCGCCTGCGCCACCAGCACTCATGCCATCGGCGACGCCTACGAGATCATCCGGCGTGGTGACGCCGACGCGATGATCGCCGGCGGTTCGGAGGCCGCGGTAACGCCGCTCGGCCTCGCCGGCTTCTGCGCCATGAGGGCCCTCTCGACGCGCAACGACGACCCCCAGCGCGCCAGTCGCCCCTTC
Proteins encoded in this region:
- a CDS encoding DUF3999 family protein yields the protein MKRILAVTLLLATAPGWADLTRADWRVSRPIVLPDIAAPQLVYLPLGEKALALRSLSEYRIVRDGGVEVPYRMFTESGQSEIKVLPVRLISQGMRAERWLQATVDVGPQAAAINQVELRLDGDNFRGRVRVEGSHDRDRWWLVQGKRLVYRHEARFEQTTVPLPPHDYRYLRVTFDLLQGRLPTLQDVRVGSVLTIPRTLIAVDAKLSRREDTKRRRTVIELRMLHPTRDLAQARFTVQDPAFDRPVTIESAVDKGAYRGEGSGVLRRLEAGEPVALDLQIPRARRVRLAISNGNDRPLAITAVTLLRVRRGLVLQAEPAATYELWYGRPGVPEPVYDIQRLPLTTPPSKLPLAALGPEHRLPPKPPPPPPWSERHPALLWSALLAVVTLLAILVVRAMRGAKGAPPQP
- a CDS encoding sugar phosphate isomerase/epimerase encodes the protein MLRPCVFTDEISQDLEHALDVAEEFGVRAVELRGVWDESIVEQPDEEVARIRDILVARGFTVASIATGFYKCDLPGFPAREGVDEQAAAATVEQHVAMLRRAVELCRVLDAPVIRGFAFWRPAHVPVGIERDASGPSNKHLREADVPREAWTRMVAAFEEPVRIIESAGVVFGLENEHACGVGRGDETARFIEDLGSPSLRVAWDPGNAFFSGEVPYPDGYDHIRPYVAHVHVKDAAVEPDTGKARWVVMGTGEIDWPRQFRALIEGGYEGAVSLETHYTPAGGTREDGSRLCMAAMMDMLRDAGWHPD
- a CDS encoding DUF177 domain-containing protein codes for the protein MKIDLTDIARTPGAHATHHFEEALARDPDVDLVEPARGSFSVTNTGRLLVLRGAMTAAVRLECARCCGPAVVALDIPLSEEFSARPAAESIEEQTIDVEEPDRAAFHENILDLTELVRQNVVINLPLQPLCREGCAGVCSRCGSDLNTGTCTCPPEEPHGPLAELKTLIERPD
- the rpmF gene encoding 50S ribosomal protein L32 produces the protein MALPKRKISKSRRDNRRANWKLTPPNFSRCPQCHEYRMPHQACPSCGYYSGRAAVQVKERKSQK
- the plsX gene encoding phosphate acyltransferase PlsX codes for the protein MGGDHAPAAIVEAAVLATRDLGVSVALVGDEQSVRAELGKYAPPPGSVEIVHASQIIEMHESPSAALRGKLDASMTVAARIVADGKADAVVSAGNSGAFMGAALLNLGTIEGVSRPAIATVLPSTDGSVVLLDAGANCDCRPKHLVQFACMGDVYARRVLHVDNPRIALLNIGEEPSKGNELTKSVHEALSATDLNFIGNVEGTGLMNGGADVVVCDGFIGNIALKLGEGWADLFVTLLMQELAQLPPTIRDSESFSSALEGLRRRLDYAEYGGALLLGVKHVVVISHGRSTAKAVVSAIRVAKESVENRVVEGVASCLRDRNVAARAEAANTAREDSRSN
- a CDS encoding ketoacyl-ACP synthase III — translated: MTTTIRSVGITGVSLCVPPRILTNLDLERMVDTSDEWIRTRTGIAERRVADPEVATSDLALGAARGALERARLQPEELDLVIVATVTPDMQFPATACIVQDKLGAARAAAFDLEAGCTGFVYGVSLASQAIATGGVANALVIGAEVLTRLVDWTDRSTCVIPGDGAGAGILQPVEEGRGVLSFVLRADGSGGDALKMPAGGSRVPTTAETVEQGLHYARMDGNEIFRFAVQVVEEVAVECLAKAGLTLADVDLIIPHQANVRIIEACAKRMNVPQEKWVCNVDRYGNTSAASIPMALAETVEAGRLTQGQLVLLVGFGAGLTYGAVAMRW
- a CDS encoding ACP S-malonyltransferase, which codes for MREGPAFLFPGQGSQRPGMGRDVYERWEAARAVFDEVSQAAGFDVAAACFEESGQTLESTAAVQPAMLAVELGCAAVLDEAGVEPAAAAGHSLGEFAAWTVCGAMTRADVASLVALRGRAMEEAAQRRPGAMAAILGLEHADVEAVCADASGAGVVVLANFNCPGQVVISGDRAAVQEAIRLAARRGGKARALPVAGAFHSPLMAPAAERFAEALGEVKVFDPAPPAAANATGDWVRSAAEVRAAAAAQMTSPVLWENCVGRLLDQGIRRFYEVGPGNVLAGLMRRIEPGAEVIPAGDDESLRRITG
- the fabG gene encoding 3-oxoacyl-[acyl-carrier-protein] reductase, encoding MTDLSGKIALVTGARRGLGRAIALAMARAGADIVVNDIPDGAAEAEAVAQEIQALGRKALVVSADVSDPAAVDGMVQQAADGREGLDILVNNAGIIRDALLLRITDEDWQRVIEVNLTGAFLCTRAAVRHMTKGDGAIVNMSSAVGLTGNIGQANYAASKAGIIGLTKSCARELAQRGIRVNAIAPGFIETDMTSRLPTHLRERALSHVPLARFGFPEEVAAVATFLASPAASYVTGQVISVDGGLVTA
- a CDS encoding acyl carrier protein; amino-acid sequence: MGDSRNCVSEESADASALTAPQEVGFVQEEVFAKVKKLVAEELNVDESEVTPEATFQDDLGADSLALVELIMAFEEKFEIENIPDEDAELIRTVQDAVNYIVRRKQAEASAA
- the fabF gene encoding beta-ketoacyl-ACP synthase II produces the protein MRRRVVITGLGAVTPVGIGVEPFWQSLVGGRSGIAPIEAFDVSGYPTRFAGEVRDFDALQFMERKVAKRMDRYCQFAVAASRIALEDSKLDVGARSERVGVILGTGIGGTWTWEQQHSVLRDKGPHRVSPFFIPMLISDMASGQVAIMFGARGPNLAVVGACATSTHAIGDAYEIIRRGDADAMIAGGSEAAVTPLGLAGFCAMRALSTRNDDPQRASRPFDKERDGFVMAEGAGAVVLEAEEGARERGARIYCEVIGYGLTADAYHVTAPAPAGEGGARAMATAIRKAGIQPREVDYINAHGTSTQLNDKLETDGIKSCFGDAAREIPISSTKSMTGHLLGAAGAVEAIVCALTITRGVVHPTINYQHPDPECDLDYVPNQAREADVKIALSASFGFGGHNAALLFRA